One window of the Streptococcus parasanguinis ATCC 15912 genome contains the following:
- a CDS encoding IS1595 family transposase, with the protein MLGEFKSLYDLMNAFPSDYHCEQHLEKIRWNGYVVSPFDETSKVYKCKNGKYRCKNTGKYFSVKTGTMFDNTKVSLQKWFIAIWMVTSHKKGISSLQLSKDIHVTQKTAWFMLERIRRCFGSENNNELDGTVEVDETYIGGKNKNRHNSKKVKNTQGRSLKDKTPVVGMVAREGKLNAYKVRDTGIKTLTEQVVKFVKDTAQLYTDEWLGYNKVAKMYDHAFVNHGAHEYVIDDIYTNTIEGFWAGLKRGVLGIYHSWSKKHLQDYVDEFVFRYNTRSMADNDRFNLLLASSGVRTKYKELIHG; encoded by the coding sequence ATGTTAGGTGAGTTTAAGTCATTGTACGATTTGATGAATGCTTTCCCAAGTGATTATCATTGTGAACAACATTTAGAAAAAATTCGTTGGAATGGCTATGTAGTCAGTCCTTTTGATGAAACATCTAAGGTTTATAAATGCAAGAATGGTAAATATAGGTGCAAGAATACTGGTAAATATTTTAGCGTTAAAACTGGTACGATGTTTGATAATACTAAAGTCTCTCTTCAAAAATGGTTTATCGCTATTTGGATGGTGACTTCTCATAAAAAAGGTATTTCCTCACTTCAACTTTCAAAAGACATTCACGTTACTCAGAAAACTGCTTGGTTTATGTTAGAGCGTATTCGTAGATGCTTTGGCTCAGAAAATAACAATGAGTTGGACGGAACTGTCGAAGTAGATGAAACCTATATTGGTGGTAAAAATAAGAATCGTCATAATTCTAAAAAGGTCAAAAATACACAAGGTCGTTCTCTAAAAGATAAAACTCCAGTTGTCGGTATGGTTGCACGAGAAGGAAAATTAAATGCTTATAAAGTAAGGGATACAGGTATAAAAACTCTGACAGAACAAGTCGTTAAATTTGTTAAAGATACCGCTCAACTTTACACTGATGAATGGTTAGGTTATAATAAAGTTGCGAAGATGTATGACCACGCTTTTGTAAACCATGGTGCTCATGAGTATGTCATTGATGATATTTATACAAACACGATTGAAGGTTTCTGGGCAGGACTTAAACGAGGGGTATTAGGAATTTACCATTCATGGTCTAAGAAACATTTGCAGGACTACGTGGATGAATTTGTATTCCGCTATAATACTCGTAGTATGGCGGATAATGACCGCTTCAATCTTCTACTAGCATCTTCAGGAGTTCGTACAAAATACAAGGAGCTAATCCATGGATAA
- a CDS encoding DUF6036 family nucleotidyltransferase: protein MDKMKPVFEALNKELVQANLTLTIICVGGYVLEYHGLRATQDVDAFYEESQKINEIIARVGQEFNLNTHEELWLNNNVANMNKQPPLSLCETLYSFENLTVLATPIEYVLGMKMVSTRKQDLKDIGAIIKYKHFRSPFNTFDGLKKMGFDSIDFSVLLEGFSYAYGMDWLENFFKENQDKLRKYY, encoded by the coding sequence ATGGATAAAATGAAACCTGTCTTTGAAGCCTTGAATAAGGAATTGGTTCAGGCAAATCTTACTTTGACCATTATCTGTGTTGGTGGCTATGTCTTGGAATATCATGGTTTGCGTGCAACGCAAGATGTGGATGCTTTTTACGAAGAAAGCCAAAAAATCAATGAAATTATCGCTCGTGTCGGACAAGAGTTTAATCTTAACACTCACGAAGAGCTATGGCTCAACAATAATGTGGCAAATATGAACAAACAGCCGCCGTTAAGTTTATGTGAAACCTTGTACTCGTTTGAGAATCTAACGGTTTTAGCAACCCCGATTGAGTATGTGTTGGGAATGAAGATGGTGAGTACTAGAAAACAGGATTTAAAAGATATTGGTGCGATTATTAAATACAAGCATTTTCGTTCGCCATTCAACACCTTTGATGGTTTGAAAAAAATGGGCTTTGATAGTATTGACTTCTCAGTTCTCCTAGAAGGTTTTAGCTATGCTTATGGCATGGATTGGTTAGAGAACTTTTTCAAAGAAAATCAAGATAAACTT